One genomic segment of Candidatus Tanganyikabacteria bacterium includes these proteins:
- a CDS encoding bifunctional folylpolyglutamate synthase/dihydrofolate synthase, translating to MAERAGAERMRPLLASLGDPQRDLRVVHVGGTNGKGSVCAMLASILERAGHRVGRYTSPHLESFTERIRVGGADIAQRAFEGLMAEIRAAARHLEARGALAAPYSEFDLLTAGALHWFRDQRADIAIVEVGVGGLHDATNVFDEPLLTILTNVSLDHTDVLGADEELIARAKSGIIRAGRPVLTQAAGRPFRVIQEAARALRSHLKRVDCATFVAAGPGGQRYGYRGRMGDLGLLGSYQLQNVALVLDAVESLRAEGLAVPDDAVQEGLQSVSWPGRMESWQGGGGRWLFDGAHNPAGAAELAVSVRRHFPGEEPVVVFGALRGKPGSQMVRQLAPLARTMVLTAPPSDRALAPAELAAGLKHDDLRIVPEPRAALAEAAKAAGERIVLVCGSLYLVGLARAWARSASPET from the coding sequence ATGGCGGAACGTGCCGGCGCCGAGCGCATGCGGCCGTTGCTGGCCTCTCTGGGCGATCCGCAGCGCGATTTGCGGGTCGTGCACGTCGGGGGCACCAACGGCAAGGGCTCGGTGTGCGCCATGCTCGCGTCTATCCTGGAGCGGGCCGGGCACCGCGTGGGCCGCTACACGTCGCCGCACCTCGAATCCTTCACCGAGCGAATCCGGGTGGGCGGCGCTGACATCGCGCAGCGGGCCTTCGAAGGGCTGATGGCAGAGATCCGCGCGGCCGCGCGCCACCTCGAGGCACGCGGCGCCCTCGCGGCGCCTTATTCGGAGTTCGATCTCCTTACCGCCGGGGCACTCCACTGGTTCCGCGACCAACGAGCCGACATCGCGATCGTGGAGGTCGGGGTAGGCGGCCTCCATGACGCGACCAACGTCTTCGACGAGCCGCTCCTGACGATTCTCACCAACGTCTCGCTCGATCACACCGACGTGCTCGGCGCCGACGAGGAGCTGATCGCCCGGGCGAAATCCGGCATCATCAGGGCCGGCCGGCCGGTGCTCACCCAGGCCGCCGGCAGGCCCTTCCGCGTGATACAGGAAGCGGCCCGCGCTCTGCGCTCCCACCTGAAGCGGGTGGACTGCGCCACGTTCGTGGCGGCGGGGCCGGGGGGCCAGCGGTACGGGTACCGCGGTCGCATGGGGGATCTCGGCCTCCTCGGGAGCTACCAGCTCCAGAACGTCGCGCTCGTGCTTGACGCCGTGGAATCGCTGCGCGCCGAAGGGCTGGCGGTTCCGGACGATGCGGTCCAGGAGGGCCTGCAATCGGTGTCCTGGCCTGGTCGCATGGAGTCCTGGCAGGGAGGCGGCGGCCGCTGGCTGTTCGACGGCGCCCATAACCCGGCCGGCGCCGCCGAACTCGCGGTATCGGTACGCCGGCACTTCCCCGGCGAAGAACCGGTCGTCGTCTTCGGCGCCCTGCGGGGCAAGCCAGGCAGCCAGATGGTCCGCCAGCTGGCGCCCCTGGCGCGGACCATGGTGCTCACCGCGCCGCCCTCCGACCGGGCCCTCGCCCCCGCGGAGCTGGCCGCAGGCCTCAAGCACGACGACCTGCGAATCGTTCCCGAACCCCGCGCCGCCCTCGCGGAGGCCGCCAAGGCGGCCGGGGAACGGATCGTGCTGGTCTGCGGCTCCCTCTACCTGGTCGGCCTGGCCCGCGCCTGGGCGCGATCGGCTTCCCCTGAAACTTAA
- a CDS encoding GNAT family N-acetyltransferase: MRPAGPLDFLAVDAALARFRARHAIPAEFAAWEGSFWARHGAGEAPLAYLAGDAAAFVEGSRTHRVVLYADPGMLPDLIRTLQADPAVHAISLSDAGDLPDFRVVERWEHRFDLRFAPAEPAPVHAPLAVEPWVPGRQADAADLLSAVNATTVDGLYLTWPDAPTQETCARVLAGLTGGSHGTFSPDVSFMAFDGDRLVGLTLVALEDAEVSFLFEIAVAFRYRGTGLARHMLDRLKVALAPRGFKTVRFLACGHNAAVQALFRPEEVASRALDRGFVWIRG; this comes from the coding sequence GTGCGCCCCGCGGGACCGCTGGATTTCCTGGCGGTGGACGCCGCGCTCGCGCGCTTTCGCGCTCGCCACGCCATTCCGGCGGAGTTCGCGGCCTGGGAAGGCTCCTTCTGGGCGCGGCACGGCGCGGGCGAAGCGCCCCTGGCCTACCTGGCCGGGGATGCGGCGGCCTTCGTGGAAGGCTCCCGGACACACCGGGTCGTGCTGTACGCCGATCCCGGCATGCTCCCCGATCTAATCCGCACCCTGCAGGCGGATCCCGCCGTCCACGCGATCAGCCTGTCCGACGCCGGCGACCTGCCGGACTTCCGGGTGGTCGAACGCTGGGAGCACCGTTTCGACCTGCGGTTCGCGCCGGCCGAACCGGCGCCGGTGCACGCTCCCTTGGCGGTCGAGCCCTGGGTACCCGGCAGGCAGGCCGACGCCGCGGACCTGCTGTCCGCCGTCAACGCGACGACCGTCGACGGACTGTACCTGACATGGCCGGACGCGCCGACGCAGGAGACCTGCGCGCGCGTCCTAGCCGGGCTGACAGGGGGCTCGCATGGGACGTTCTCGCCGGACGTGTCGTTCATGGCATTCGACGGCGATCGGCTTGTCGGGCTCACGCTGGTTGCCCTCGAAGACGCCGAGGTCTCCTTCCTGTTCGAGATCGCCGTTGCTTTCCGGTATCGCGGGACGGGCCTGGCGCGGCACATGCTCGACCGCCTCAAGGTCGCCCTGGCGCCCCGCGGCTTCAAGACCGTGCGCTTCCTCGCATGCGGCCACAATGCCGCCGTCCAGGCCTTGTTTCGCCCGGAAGAGGTCGCGTCGCGCGCCCTCGATCGGGGCTTCGTCTGGATCCGTGGTTGA
- a CDS encoding TetR family transcriptional regulator: MARPRTCDAERIREAAAALLAAAGPAGLTVAAVAKAAGVSPGTVYNYFRNKAHLLACAGDLPGARTAWIPPAPEEAPAAWLERLASAALGRFRLLGDAAALGAECAELTDLLAGHLGEERARACYLALAGAVLLGEPAARDPQLARAIARLLTG; this comes from the coding sequence ATGGCCCGTCCGAGGACCTGCGACGCCGAGCGGATCCGCGAGGCCGCCGCCGCATTGCTCGCCGCGGCCGGACCCGCCGGCCTCACCGTCGCGGCCGTCGCGAAGGCGGCCGGGGTCTCGCCCGGAACGGTCTACAACTACTTCCGGAACAAGGCGCACCTGCTGGCATGCGCGGGGGACCTGCCGGGGGCACGCACCGCATGGATCCCGCCCGCGCCTGAAGAAGCGCCGGCCGCCTGGCTGGAGCGGCTGGCGAGCGCCGCGCTCGGCAGGTTCCGGCTCCTCGGAGACGCCGCGGCCCTCGGGGCGGAATGCGCCGAATTGACCGATTTGCTCGCCGGGCACCTGGGAGAGGAGCGGGCCCGCGCCTGCTACCTGGCCCTGGCCGGTGCGGTTCTGCTCGGCGAGCCGGCCGCGAGGGATCCCCAGCTCGCCCGCGCGATCGCCCGCTTGCTTACCGGCTAG